A genomic segment from Glycine soja cultivar W05 chromosome 18, ASM419377v2, whole genome shotgun sequence encodes:
- the LOC114397402 gene encoding uncharacterized protein LOC114397402 translates to MAEATRSKASADHWEEAFARLSSSKFDELLHRMTQLETEHASPRVPSPSPGATTTNPTYRMKLEVSRFNGSDPEGWIFKITQFFEYHATPDHERLTIASFYMEGLALAWFQWMHRNGQLSSWSTFLHAIHARFLSSTYEDPTGLLCKLTQRSIVSAYLSEFEALANRIIGLLAPFVLSCFVSGLNPVIQREVQVMQPHSLVQYLTSAIKSLRTRYSDFRGLLLKSDLVHLPKSQQLDGRRSSVRTSPSLSYSFPSRLSPPVVTKPVESLLTPSPTKPAITTIPFKCLSPEELAIRREKGLCFNYDEKYSRGHKCTPSLFLFVTEDEECLQDSDSNPSSPTALVASQETSPAQISLHALSGHGAPETFLQPQTTSTLRVTVGNGEELQCNQVCPKVAVHIQAHTFLVDFHILPICGADVVLGVQWLKSLGPVLTDYATLTMKFIYNDKLIELKGDRDANIDQISPSQLRRLMNTGNTSTYFHIQLDSHHPEPLPLTHSIPAIQTLLTKYSSLFQPLTNLPPSRATDHSINLLPNSTPINVRPYRYPYFQKQEIERQVALMLRNGHIQHSSSPFSSPVLLVKKRDGTWRFCMDYRALNAITVRDRFPIPTVDELLDELGGATWFSKLDLMQGYHQILMKESDTSKTAFRTHHGHYEFHVMPFGLCNAPSLFQATMNRLFQPHLRKYIIVFFDDILIYSHSFRDHLEVAF, encoded by the exons ATGGCTGAAGCTACTCGATCAAAAGCAAGTGCTGATCACTGGGAAGAGGCATTTGCGAGACTTTCGTCTTCCAAGTTCGACGAGCTTCTGCATCGTATGACTCAGTTAGAGACAGAGCACGCATCTCCGCGAGTGCCATCGCCATCTCCAGGTGCAACGACCACGAATCCGACTTACCGTATGAAGCTCGAAGTTTCGCGCTTCAATGGCTCTGATCCAGAAGGCTGGATATTCAAGATCACGCAGTTCTTCGAATATCATGCAACTCCAGATCACGAAAGACTCACCATAGCATCTTTTTACATGGAAGGCTTAGCATTAGCCTGGTTTCAATGGATGCATAGGAATGGTCAATTGTCTTCGTGGTCCACTTTTTTACACGCCATCCACGCACGATTCTTATCTTCAACCTATGAAGATCCAACAGGTTTGCTCTGTAAGTTGACACAGCGATCAATTGTCTCCGCTTACCTCTCGGAGTTTGAAGCTCTTGCTAACCGTATAATTGGTTTGCTGGCACCGTTTGTGCTAAGTTGCTTTGTGTCAGGACTAAATCCAGTGATTCAACGGGAGGTGCAAGTTATGCAGCCTCACTCGTTGGTTCAG TATTtaacaagtgcaataaaatcccTGCGGACAcgatactcggacttccgaggtTTACTACTTAAGagcgatttggtacacttgccaaagtCTCAACAGCTAGATGGGCGACGATCTTCTGTTCGAACCTCCCCTAGTCTGTCGTATAGTTTTCCTTCACGATTATCACCGCCGGTTGTCACTAAACCAGTTGAGTCGCTCTTAACTCCTTCACCAACTAAACCTGCCATAACCACTATTCCCTTTAAATGCCTTTCCCCAGAAGAATTAGCTATTCGAAGGGAGAAGGgattatgttttaattatgacGAAAAGTACTCACGGGGCCATAAGTGCACCCCGTCCTTGTTCCTATTTGTTACAGAGGATGAGGAGTGCCTGCAGGATTCTGATTCCAACCCATCGTCTCCAACAGCTCTTGTAGCTTCACAGGAGACATCACCAGCTCAGATAAGTCTTCATGCGCTTTCCGGTCACGGAGCCCCGGAAACCTT CTTGCAACCACAAACAACTTCTACTCTTCGAGTAACAGTAGGTAATGGCGAGGAGCTGCAGTGCAACCAAGTTTGCCCGAAAGTTGCGGTACATATTCAGGCACACACTTTCTTGGTTGATTTCCATATTCTTCCAATTTGCGGAGCTGACGTAGTGCTAGGAGTACAATGGCTAAAGTCACTGGGACCTGTCCTAACAGACTACGCAACTCTCACCATGAAATTCATTTATAATGATAAATTGATTGAGCTCAAGGGTGATCGTGATGCAAATATTGATCAGATATCACCATCACAGCTACGACGCCTTATGAACACAGGTAACACTAGTACCTATTTTCACATTCAACTTGACTCTCATCATCCCGAACCCTTACCATTGACTCACTCGATACCGGCAATTCAAACCTTACTCACTAAATATTCCTCCCTCTTCCAACCATTAACGAACCTTCCCCCATCACGAGCCACAGACCACTCGATCAACCTCCTTCCTAACTCAACACCCATAAACGTAAGACCCTACCGCTATCCatactttcaaaaacaagagattgaAAGACAAGTGGCTTTGATGCTTCGCAATGGTCACATACAACATAGCTCAAGTCCCTTCTCGTCACCAGTTTTATTAGTCAAGAAACGCGACGGAACATGGCGATTTTGCATGGATTATAGGGCATTGAATGCTATCACAGTGCGTGATCGCTTTCCTATACCTACGGTGGATGAATTATTAGATGAACTAGGGGGAGCAACGTGGTTTTCTAAGCTCGATCTAATGCAAGGATATCATCAGATTTTGATGAAAGAATCCGATACAAGCAAGACAGCCTTCCGCACTCACCATGGACACTATGAGTTTCATGTAATGCCCTTTGGACTTTGTAATGCACCTTCTTTGTTTCAGGCAACAATGAACCGCTTGTTCCAGCCGCATCTACGCAAGTATATCATCGTCTTCTTCGATGATATCTTGATTTATAGTCATTCCTTCAGGGATCACTTGGAGGTTGCATTTTAG